The Enterococcus sp. 7F3_DIV0205 genome has a window encoding:
- a CDS encoding flotillin family protein, producing the protein MELGILGPIVLVVFILLMMLIVFISKYQTAKPDEALIISGSYLGNKNVHADERGNKIKIVRGGGAFVLPVFQRSNRISLLSSKLDVSTPEVYTEQGVPVMCDGTSIIKIGSSVEEIATAAEQFLGKTREELENEAREVLEGHLRSILGSMTVEEIYQNRDKFSQSVQEVASVDLAKMGLIIVSFTIKEVRDKNGYLDSLGKPRIAQVKRDADIAEAEAWKETRIKKAEAEKESQQAELQRQTEIAEASKEKELKLATYKEEQDIAKAKADQAYNLETAKAQQDVIAQEMEVKVIERQKQIELEEKEIIRREKQYDSEVKKKADADRYAKEQEALAQKAREVAEAEAERFRVESLAEAEANQTRLAGQAEAESILARGAAEAEAKQKIADAFKEYGEAAVLSMVMEMLPQLMKEAAQPLSNIDKISVVDTGGGGENAGANRITNYATNLLAGTQETLKETTGLDVKELIENFSKKGTNSNVNFYGDEKEEQ; encoded by the coding sequence ATGGAATTAGGGATTTTAGGACCAATTGTTCTGGTTGTTTTTATTTTATTGATGATGTTGATTGTTTTTATCTCAAAATATCAAACAGCCAAACCAGATGAAGCGTTGATTATTAGTGGGAGTTATTTAGGTAATAAGAATGTTCATGCTGATGAGCGTGGCAATAAAATAAAAATCGTTCGTGGCGGAGGTGCCTTTGTATTACCAGTATTCCAACGCTCGAATCGAATTAGTTTGTTATCAAGTAAGCTAGATGTATCCACACCGGAAGTTTATACAGAACAAGGAGTTCCAGTAATGTGTGATGGAACCTCGATCATCAAAATCGGTTCTTCAGTTGAAGAAATCGCAACCGCGGCGGAACAATTTTTAGGTAAAACACGTGAAGAACTTGAAAATGAAGCACGTGAAGTTTTAGAAGGTCATTTACGTTCGATTTTAGGTTCAATGACTGTAGAAGAAATTTATCAAAATCGTGATAAATTTAGTCAAAGTGTGCAGGAAGTTGCGAGTGTGGATTTGGCCAAGATGGGTCTGATCATTGTATCATTCACAATCAAAGAAGTTCGTGATAAAAATGGGTATCTAGATTCTTTAGGAAAACCAAGAATCGCACAAGTAAAACGTGATGCAGATATCGCTGAAGCAGAAGCTTGGAAAGAAACACGGATCAAAAAAGCGGAAGCAGAAAAAGAGTCACAGCAAGCTGAATTACAACGTCAAACAGAAATTGCTGAAGCCTCAAAAGAAAAAGAATTGAAATTAGCAACTTACAAAGAAGAACAAGATATTGCTAAAGCCAAAGCTGACCAAGCTTATAACTTAGAGACAGCTAAAGCACAACAAGACGTTATTGCCCAAGAGATGGAAGTCAAAGTTATTGAACGTCAAAAACAAATCGAGTTGGAAGAAAAAGAAATCATTCGTCGTGAAAAACAATACGATTCTGAAGTGAAGAAAAAAGCAGATGCTGATCGTTATGCGAAAGAACAAGAAGCACTAGCTCAAAAAGCCCGTGAAGTAGCCGAAGCCGAAGCTGAACGTTTCCGTGTGGAATCATTAGCAGAAGCTGAAGCAAACCAAACTCGTTTAGCGGGTCAAGCGGAAGCGGAATCTATTTTAGCCCGTGGTGCTGCCGAAGCCGAAGCAAAACAAAAAATTGCGGATGCCTTTAAGGAATACGGCGAAGCTGCTGTCTTAAGCATGGTGATGGAAATGTTACCACAATTGATGAAAGAAGCGGCTCAACCACTTAGCAATATTGATAAAATCTCAGTCGTTGATACAGGCGGCGGCGGAGAGAATGCGGGCGCTAATCGGATTACGAACTATGCAACGAATTTATTAGCTGGTACGCAAGAAACATTAAAAGAAACAACAGGTTTAGATGTCAAAGAATTAATTGAAAACTTCTCAAAAAAAGGAACGAACAGCAATGTGAATTTCTACGGTGATGAGAAGGAAGAACAATAA